TCGCTTATCAGCTTGAAATCGAAGCGGACTATGAACTGGCGATTTATGATATGGCCGGAAGGCGGGTGCGATTGCTTGAAAGCGGACATAAGACGCCGGGATCGTATTCGTCGGTTTGGAACGGGCGGAATGATAACGGCGAATTGGTCGGCAGCGGCGTCTATGCGATCAGGCTTGAAAGCGGTAACCGGGAGATCGTCAGAAGAGTGACGTTGCTGAAATAAAGAAAGAGAGTTCATGATGAAATGGCAACTCAACCAATATCGTAGCCTGAAGCATCAATGTGTTTTTCTTCTCCTTTGTTTGATTGTGTTCTTTTCGCAAGCAAATGCTCAGACATTATCCGTGCAAGGAAGAGTGACTGCTTCCAGGTTTGCGGTGCAAAATGCCTTCGTGACCTTTATCGACAATGCCGACACCACGATAAAATTTTCGGCTTTGACGGATGCTTCCGGGTTTTATCAGGTCGGCCTAATAACCTCGGTGGAATCCAATACCAATGGCCTGCCGGATAATTTTGAGCTGGGGCAAAGTTATCCAAATCCGTTTTCTTCAGCAGCGGCCATACCTTATCGGCTTGGAAAAGGTGCTGATGTTCAAGTGACGATCTATGACATTCTCGGCAGGGAAGCCAGAACGTTTGTAGTTGGCAGCCAAATCGCCGGCTTACATCACCTGTTCTGGGATGGCCGGGATAATTTTGGCAAAAGAGTCGCCGGCGGAATCTACTTTTACAAGCTTCAAGCCGGAGATGAATCTCAGGTCAGAAAAATGATTTTTGATTCACGCGGCAGAAGTTCGGTATCACTTCCGCCCGCGTTTTCTTCACCAGTACTGCACATGAACAGGATTGCAGGGCATTATATTCACAATGGGAATTATTCGATTCGTATCGAAAATACAGACAATACCTTTCCAATAGTAGTTTCTCAACAAGTTGAGAACGTTCCGGTACGGAATGATACAACGATTAATTTCAGTGTAAATGCCATCGCCACGACTGTGGTTAATTTGGACAGTGTTCAGCAGATTATCAGAGGCTTCGGCGCAGCCAACATACTGCAATGGCGGGCTGATATGACAGATGCTGAAATTGAGACCGCTTTCGGTACCGGAGAAGGCCAGCTCGGGTTTACGATTCTGCGCCTGCGTGTTCAACCGAATAGTAATGAATGGAACATTAACGTACCGACAGCCAAGAAAGCATACGACATGGGAGCAACGATTATTGCTTCACCCTGGTCTCCGCCTGCTTCCATGAAAACCAACAACAATTTGGTGGGTGGCGAGCTTAGAGAAGATGCGTATGATGACTATGCCGCTCATTTGGACGCATTTGCGGATTTTATGTCAGACAACGGCGTGCCGATATATGCCATATCGGTTCAAAATGAACCCGATGTTAATGTCACCTATGAATCATGTGACTGGAATCCGGAGCAGATGTTAAAATTCATGAGGGAAAATGCGCAAGCGATTGGAACCAGGGTGATGGCGCCGGAATCGTTTCAGTTTCGGCGGCAACTGTCTGACCCGATACTCAATGATTCGCTGGCCACCGCAAATTTGGATATTCTTGCCGGGCACATCTACGGCGGCGGTTTAGCGCGCTATCCGCTGGCGGAAGAAAAGGGAAAAGAAGTCTGGATGACCGAGCATTTGTCCGGCGAGGGCAGTCAAGCCAATGATTGGTCATGGTGCTTGCCGGTGGCAAAAGAGATCAACGACGTCATGCAAGCCGGCATGAGCGCTTATGTTTGGTGGTATATCGTCAGATTTTACGGACCCATCAGTGATGGCGAGAGAAACAGCGGCGCAAAAGGCTCAGTGACAAAAAAGGGTTACGTGATGTCGCAGTTCTCGCGCTTCATTCGTCCGGGGTATCACCGAGTCGACTCGAAGAGTTGGCCGACTACTGGCAATGTTTCCATCACGGCATATAAGGATAGTTCATCCTCCAGGGTCGTTCTTGTTGCTGTAAATACAGGTTCATCACCCCTGGAGGTGGCCTTTAGAATAGAGAGTGGTGCCGTAAACAGCTTTTCGACTTACACGACTTCGGCAGCTAAGAATGTTGTTCAAGGCGATGATGTCGATGTCATCGACGATAGATGCACTCTTAATTTGGAAGCGTCGAGCATAACGACATTAGTATCGAACTGAAATGCGTGAAGTGCAACTGAAATGTCAGAAAAATGCACGGCGGAAAAATAAAAAGGAGCTTTATTTCTCTATCCCACATTTTTCTGCCAGCGCTATTGCTTGAACGCGAAACGAAAGAGAGGTTCAAGTGAGATTTTATCTCGGCTGTTTTCTTTTCTGTTTGTGCTCAACAATCGTGGCACAACCCTCCGGGGGACCGTACGGCCCGATCC
The genomic region above belongs to Cytophagia bacterium CHB2 and contains:
- a CDS encoding T9SS type A sorting domain-containing protein, yielding MMKWQLNQYRSLKHQCVFLLLCLIVFFSQANAQTLSVQGRVTASRFAVQNAFVTFIDNADTTIKFSALTDASGFYQVGLITSVESNTNGLPDNFELGQSYPNPFSSAAAIPYRLGKGADVQVTIYDILGREARTFVVGSQIAGLHHLFWDGRDNFGKRVAGGIYFYKLQAGDESQVRKMIFDSRGRSSVSLPPAFSSPVLHMNRIAGHYIHNGNYSIRIENTDNTFPIVVSQQVENVPVRNDTTINFSVNAIATTVVNLDSVQQIIRGFGAANILQWRADMTDAEIETAFGTGEGQLGFTILRLRVQPNSNEWNINVPTAKKAYDMGATIIASPWSPPASMKTNNNLVGGELREDAYDDYAAHLDAFADFMSDNGVPIYAISVQNEPDVNVTYESCDWNPEQMLKFMRENAQAIGTRVMAPESFQFRRQLSDPILNDSLATANLDILAGHIYGGGLARYPLAEEKGKEVWMTEHLSGEGSQANDWSWCLPVAKEINDVMQAGMSAYVWWYIVRFYGPISDGERNSGAKGSVTKKGYVMSQFSRFIRPGYHRVDSKSWPTTGNVSITAYKDSSSSRVVLVAVNTGSSPLEVAFRIESGAVNSFSTYTTSAAKNVVQGDDVDVIDDRCTLNLEASSITTLVSN